AAAAGTCAACAAAAAAATCATTTTCGTCAATTTTGACCAAATGAAAGGAGACAGCAGTCATGAAACGAATAATATTCTTGATCCTCATTTTGCTGTTTTTTGCCTACATTGGACTGCAGCACACCGTAAATGAAGCAAAAGCATGGGCAGGAAAAACATTCAAAGATGTCAAAACCAAAATTGAATCCTTCGAGCGTTCGGGATATTGATTTGAGATACAACAAAGTCATGCTTTATCGCGAGCCGGCAATTGAAACACTGCCTAGCGACGCCATTTAGATTTTCCTACTCCAACAAGCCCGTTAGATATGCTTGAAGTCCAACAACAACAGTTGCTTCGATGCGTGGCTCAGATTGGACGCAATTTTTTCGCTGGTGCAGGTGACAATGGGATTGAATTGCTCACAATTAAAAAACTATCAAACACAGAATATTCAAATTTACCTACTTGCATGATTCCGTTCGCCAAAGAAAATGATGAATGCAATTCCCTTTTCGACAAATCATTGGTAAATCAAATACTTCTTCCTCTTCTTCTCAAAATCCGCCAATTGTTTTTTCCACGGAGCGACAACGTCAGATGCTGATACGCCATTCTGAATTTTTTCCCGAATTGCGTCAGTGCCGAACGCCCGATCAAAACTGGATGTTCGCTTTGTATCGAAAATATCATGTTCCGGAAAAAGTTTCTTGAGTGCAGTGAGAATATGAACTTGCGTTTTGACCGGCTGAAATTTCTGATAGTCGAGAATGTGAATTTGCACGCCGCTGCATTCCTCTTTTGTGAAAAGGTAATAGTAAGGCTTGAAATGTGTGGGTCGGAAAAATACGCCGGGCAATTTTTGAGAATTTAATTCTTGCGCTAATTTTTCGCTGTCAATCCACGGCGCGCCAATGAGTTCGAACGGAGAAGTGTAGCCCACGCCAATGGACACAGTCCCCAGTTCGCCGATACAGCCGGTCGTCGCGACAAACCAACACGTTTCCGGATGCGGCACATGCGGCGATGTCGGCACCCACGATAGTCCTGTTTTCTGCCATTGCATTCCTCGAGTCCAGCCTTCCATCGGCACTACCGTCAAATGGCAGTGAATCGCAAATTCCTCGTTAAAAAATTGCGCCAACTCGCCGACGGTCATGCCGTAAATATAGGGAATCGGATACAGTCCGACGAAGGAGCTAAACTTCGGATCGAGCACATTCCCGGCGACGAGATTTCCGCCCATGGGATCAGGTCTGTCGAGTACGATAAAAGGGATGTTTGCGTCGCGCGCCGCTTCCATTGCCAGCGCCATGGTGTAAATGTAGGTGTAGGCGCGGGAACCGATGTCCTGAATATCGTAAATGAGCACGTCGACATTCTTCAGCATTGCCGGCGTGGGCTTACGCGTTTTGCCGTAAAGACTGTAAACAATGATGCCGGTTTTTTCATCCACATAATTGTCAATTTTTTCGCCGCCGCTGTGGTCGCCTCTGACGCCGTGCTCGGGTCCGAACAGCGCCAATAAGTCGACATTTGGGTTCTCGTTCAACGCGTCAATCGTTGAGCGCAAATCTGAAGTGATTCCGGTCGGGTTGGTGATGAGTCCCACGCGTTTGCCGCGGACTAAATCGATTTTTTTCGTGAGCAGCACCTCAACGCCCAATTTGACTTTTGATTGCGAACAACTGTGCCCCACAAAGCTCATAAAAAATATCACAATCAGAAGAACCAGATAGTTTTTGTGAAACATGGCGCGCTCCTTTTTCGATTTTGATCTTTTTTTCATAAAAAAAGTGACGCCTGTATTGTCTGTTTCAGGGTCACTTTATTTTTGTTAGCTTGTTAATTTTCAAAATCATTAAAATTTTATTGTCTTGACTGCAATCGTTCAGCAACTCGAATTCTGGTAATTGCGTGTTCCAGAGATTTTTTTGCGCGTTCAATTTCCAATTTTGACTCTTGTTCAGTCATCAGCGTATGCGCGGCTTTATCTTTGGCAGCATACGCGCTCTCCAGGTCAATCTCGTGCGCTTCTTCGGCCGTCTCCACCAGCACAGTTATTTTTTCGGGCAAAATTTCCGCAATGCCTCCGGTCACGGCAAAATATTTTGTTTCTCCGGATTCCAAATCTACTTTGGCTTCTCCCGTCTTCAACGAAGTTACAAACGGCTCATGTCCCGCCAAAACTCCAAAATAGCCTTCTACTCCGGGCAATCGCACATGATTGATTTTAGATTTGAACAATACTCCCAGAGGAGTCACAATTTCCATTTCGAACGATTTTTCCATAAGCAGTCAAATTAAAATTATATTGTTTTTGCTTTTTCAATAGCTTCTTCGATAGTACCGACCATGAAAAAGGCCTGTTCCGGCAAATCATCGTATTCGCCTTCCACCAAACCTTTGAAACTTTTGATCGTGTCCTCCAGATGGACATATTTCCCTCCGCGGCCGGTAAATTCTTCCGCCACAAAAAATGGCTGCGACAGAAAGCGTTGAATTCGGCGGGCACGATTCACGGTTACTTTGTCTTCGTCGGAAAGCTCTTCCATTCCTAAAATATTGATAATGTCCTGCAATTCTTTGTATTTCTGAAGAATCTCTTTCACGCGCCGCGCCACGTAATAATGCTCTTCGCCGATAATTTTCGGATCGAGCAGCACAGACGTGGACTCCAACGGATCAACCGCGGGATAAATGCCCAGTTCTGTCAGCTTACGAGACAGCACAGTGGTTGCGTCCAGATGACCGAACGTGGTTGCCGGCGCCGGGTCAGTCAGGTCGTCCGCCGGAACGTAAATCGCCTGCACCGAAGTAATTGATCCGCGTTGGGTAGAAGTGATTCGCTCCTGCAGCGTTCCCATTTCTGTCGCCAGCGTAGGCTGGTAGCCCACAGCAGAAGGCATTCGTCCCAGCAGCGCTGACACTTCCGAGCCGGCCTGAGTGAAGCGGAAAATATTATCGATGAACAACAGCACATCTCGGCCTTCGTCTTCGCGGAAATATTCGGCGATGGTCAGCGCGGACAAACCCACGCGCAGTCTGGCGCCGGGTGGTTCATTCATCTGACCGTAAACCATGCTGGTTTTGTCGATAACGCCGGACTCTTTCATTTCCAGCCACAAATCATTACCTTCGCGCGTACGTTCGCCAACTCCGGCGAAAACCGAGTACCCGCCGTGTTCCTTGGCGATATTATGAATGAGTTCCATAATGATCACTGTCTTGCCCACACCGGCGCCTCCGAAAAGTCCGGTCTTTCCGCCTTTGGAATAGGGCTCGAGCAAATCAATAACTTTGATGCCGGTCTCTAAAATTTCGTTGTGAACGTTCAAATCCTCAAATTTCAACGGTTCTTTGTGAATCGGATCGTAGCGCAACGCCTCCACCTCGCCCATTTCATCGATAGGCTCGCCGATTAAATTGAACATCCGACCCAAAGTTTTGGGACCGACCGGCATGCTGATCGGTTTTCCGGTATCGACAACTTTCATGCCGCGCACCAAACCGTCCGTCGAATCCATGGCGACGCTGCGCAAAATTCCTTCGCCAAGATGCTGTTGCACTTCCAGAATGAGCCGGGACCCGTCCTGTCTTTCCAGTTCCAGAGCATTCAAAATCGCCGGTAATTCCCCATTGTCAAAACGAACATCGACAACTGCTCCGATTACCTGGGTAATTTTGCCTTCCTTCATGTATCAGAACCTCTATTAGTCAATTAGTTAAATTATCGCACTTGCTTCAGGGCTTCGCTTCCATTAACAATTTCCAAAATTTCCGCGGTAATTTTTTGCTGACGCAACTTGTTGTAATCCATCGTCAATTCGGAAATGATCGTGTCGGCATTTTCCGTGGCGTATTCCATGGCTGTCATGCGCGCGCCCATCTCTGAGGCGTACGATTCCAGCAACACACGCCAAATTTTCACATTCAGATAGCGGGGGATCAGAGTATCCAACATTTTCACCGCATCCGGTTCAAAAGCAAATTCTGCGAGCCGACGATCTTCAACCGGAGGTCTGGGTATGACGGGCAAAATTTGCTCCACAGTCACATCCTGACGCATGGCAGATTTATATTCGTTGTAAATCAGACTGATTCGATCCAATTTTTGCTCAAGATATAAATCCCGAATTAAATCCTCGATTTCGTCGGCGCGGCGAAAACTCAAATCTTTAAAAAATTTCAGATAAGTGCCGATCACATTATGACGACGCCGCGCAAAATAATCGACGCCCTTTTTGCCAATTAAAATCAGATCGATTTCCCTGTCGCCTTGCATCTGAATTTCTCGCTCAGCGTGGCGGAGAATATTTGCGTTGAATGATCCGCACAGCCCCTGATCCGCGGTGATGATGACATAACCGACTCGCCGGGGTTCCCTGACGGCCAATAACGGATGGAGTTGCGAGTCCACATCGTAAGCCACGTGTCCCATAATTTCATCCAACCGATAGGCATAAGGCCGAGCTTGAAGAATGTTTTGCTGCGCCTTGCGAAATTTGACGGCAGCAACCATTTTCAATGCGCGGGTAATTTGCTGAGTCTTTTTTACTCCGGCAATTCTTTGTTTGATATCTCTTAGTGTTGCCATATTTTATTCCAACGCTTATTGTTGAGTAGCAAATACCGAAACAAACTCCTCACATGCCTTTTTGAGTTGAGCTTGTGTTGCATCGTCCAAAACCTTCTTATCGGCGATAGTTTTCAATATCTGCGGATATTTTGTTTCTAAAAATTGGTAATAGTCGCCTTCAATACGCCGAATCTCTTTCACCGGCATTTCGTCCAAAAAGCCCTGCGTTCCCAGAAAAATGTAGGCGACCTGCTTTTCTACCGGCAAAGGTTCGTTCTGGTTTTGTTTCAAAGTTTCCACCATGCGCTCGCCGCGCGTCAACTGAGCCTGTGTCGATTTATCCAATTCAGAACTGAATTTGGCAAACGCTTCTAATTCGCGATACTGCGCCAGTTCCAGACGCAATTTTCCGGCAACCTGTTTCATGGCTTTAATCTGCGCATTTCCGCCCACGCGAGACACAGAAAGTCCCACATTAATCGCCGGACGCACGCCGCCGTAGAACAAATCGGGCTCTAAATAAATTTGCCCGTCAGTAATGGAAATTACATTTGTCGGAATGTACGCGGA
The Calditrichota bacterium DNA segment above includes these coding regions:
- a CDS encoding DUF1343 domain-containing protein, with protein sequence MFHKNYLVLLIVIFFMSFVGHSCSQSKVKLGVEVLLTKKIDLVRGKRVGLITNPTGITSDLRSTIDALNENPNVDLLALFGPEHGVRGDHSGGEKIDNYVDEKTGIIVYSLYGKTRKPTPAMLKNVDVLIYDIQDIGSRAYTYIYTMALAMEAARDANIPFIVLDRPDPMGGNLVAGNVLDPKFSSFVGLYPIPYIYGMTVGELAQFFNEEFAIHCHLTVVPMEGWTRGMQWQKTGLSWVPTSPHVPHPETCWFVATTGCIGELGTVSIGVGYTSPFELIGAPWIDSEKLAQELNSQKLPGVFFRPTHFKPYYYLFTKEECSGVQIHILDYQKFQPVKTQVHILTALKKLFPEHDIFDTKRTSSFDRAFGTDAIREKIQNGVSASDVVAPWKKQLADFEKKRKKYLIYQ
- the atpC gene encoding ATP synthase F1 subunit epsilon, yielding MEIVTPLGVLFKSKINHVRLPGVEGYFGVLAGHEPFVTSLKTGEAKVDLESGETKYFAVTGGIAEILPEKITVLVETAEEAHEIDLESAYAAKDKAAHTLMTEQESKLEIERAKKSLEHAITRIRVAERLQSRQ
- the atpD gene encoding F0F1 ATP synthase subunit beta, coding for MKEGKITQVIGAVVDVRFDNGELPAILNALELERQDGSRLILEVQQHLGEGILRSVAMDSTDGLVRGMKVVDTGKPISMPVGPKTLGRMFNLIGEPIDEMGEVEALRYDPIHKEPLKFEDLNVHNEILETGIKVIDLLEPYSKGGKTGLFGGAGVGKTVIIMELIHNIAKEHGGYSVFAGVGERTREGNDLWLEMKESGVIDKTSMVYGQMNEPPGARLRVGLSALTIAEYFREDEGRDVLLFIDNIFRFTQAGSEVSALLGRMPSAVGYQPTLATEMGTLQERITSTQRGSITSVQAIYVPADDLTDPAPATTFGHLDATTVLSRKLTELGIYPAVDPLESTSVLLDPKIIGEEHYYVARRVKEILQKYKELQDIINILGMEELSDEDKVTVNRARRIQRFLSQPFFVAEEFTGRGGKYVHLEDTIKSFKGLVEGEYDDLPEQAFFMVGTIEEAIEKAKTI
- the atpG gene encoding ATP synthase F1 subunit gamma, translated to MATLRDIKQRIAGVKKTQQITRALKMVAAVKFRKAQQNILQARPYAYRLDEIMGHVAYDVDSQLHPLLAVREPRRVGYVIITADQGLCGSFNANILRHAEREIQMQGDREIDLILIGKKGVDYFARRRHNVIGTYLKFFKDLSFRRADEIEDLIRDLYLEQKLDRISLIYNEYKSAMRQDVTVEQILPVIPRPPVEDRRLAEFAFEPDAVKMLDTLIPRYLNVKIWRVLLESYASEMGARMTAMEYATENADTIISELTMDYNKLRQQKITAEILEIVNGSEALKQVR